Genomic DNA from Papaver somniferum cultivar HN1 unplaced genomic scaffold, ASM357369v1 unplaced-scaffold_29, whole genome shotgun sequence:
AGGGGATTGGTGATGAATTAGTGATTTGCAGAACTCTGACAACATAATGGTAATGATAATTGGAGACGGTGAGTTGCCTGTGAAGATGAATGATGGGTTAAACACAAGTGGCAGTTGTTAGGAGTCTGAGTTTAGAGTGGAAGTGAATTTTTATTGTTGTCTCACCGATTCCTGTTTGACTCAGTTGACGGAGTTAACTCGTTGACCATtaaccctggactttgaccttgGACTGATGACATTAGAGCTGGCaaccgggcgggccggggctggcccgTTACGGGTTctacgggttcgggttaatacgggtcGAAACCCGCGGGTGGAAATTCTTCGCGGGTTagcatttcttcaacccgtaccCGTAACGGGCTGAACTTGCGGGgtcacgggttagcccgcccgtATGTCAGATCTGAATTGTCCGACAGAGTATTCACTGTTTTCTGGGCAAGACTGCTGCAACCTAACATAACATTCACATAACTCATTTCATATTTAGAttcatttcaaattttcaatcaacaacagaTTCACTAGTGACACTATCAAAATTTAAAAATCTAGTGAAACAAaatgataaaattgaaaatcttaACAAGTAACAACTGTTTAATAGTAATACTAATACCATTATACCAGTTACACAGTCAGTCAGTCACAGTTACAATTACACAgttcaacaaagaaaaataccCTTTGAGAATCGATACCGTAGTAACTAGTAATACCATTTTACCATACCATAGATCCTGCACAAAATTATATTGTGGTTAAACCAAAAACTGATAACTGtccaaaaaaacatctccaatctctttttatacaaaatttggagacactgtgataactgtctgtccaaaaaacaatttgtccaaaaaacattctcattttccatgtctatctttgagttgctccaactaATCATTATTATGAATCTGTAATTCcaagcaaaaataaatcaaacaaaagaaaagaaacaagtcAGAATTTGCATATTTACccccgctttatattgaagaagtatgcaactacgcatactaattagacgcataagaacttacttcgCCATCCTCCAATGCCTCATCCTCCAATACAccaagttcaaatcctaatacatctTCTCCAATAAGCCCATTTTCCTCATCCAAATCTTCTTTTCCTACATGGATAAAAACCATCGAAGTTAAATATGAAATTTAGATATTCAACTAAATGCAATATAGGCACTTACCAACTCCAAGgtcccaatcacgagttgttatcaccgcctcagcattttcaggtaataaggaaCTCCGAAATCGATCAATTACCCTTCCGCCAATACTAAATGCAGATTCTGAAGCGacggttgaaataggaattgacaagATGTCCCCAGCCATTCTTGAAAGAACTGGAAATCGTTGCTCCTGGCCTTTCCAATACATTAGGATGTCGAATGATGGATTCCGTTGACAAGGATGTTTCTCACTAAGATATAGATCTAACTCTGACAAGTCAGATTGCAGATCACCACCACCATTTTCCTGTGCTGCAGCGTATTCCTGCATAAAACAAGAAAGAAGTTAGAAATGAGAGCAAAGTACTAGTTATCTTCTATGAGAACATAAAGTACAAGAACTTCACAAACACACCAGATAAAACACAAAATAATACAAGACCACATGTACGTAATAAATAAGCTTCAAAATTACCTCGTACCACTCACTTCCTTGATGGGCAGAATTCCCATCGGTTTGAGTACCCAAATTCTGAGTTCCAATTCCAGAAGCTCTTGAAAAGATGCAATACTCATTATAAAGTTTTTTCATTTCATCACGCACATCATTAACTTTTTTCTAGTACTCTTACATCAGGATACAACTTGGAGTAAGCAAAGTTCAGATAATGAAGTTTatatctaggatctaacacaagtGCAATAGCCAATATAGGACTCAAGTTCGTCCAATAACTGTTAAATTTTTCTTGCATCTCTTTTACCATCTCCCTAATGTAATCAATATCATTTGTACTTTCTTTTTTGAGTAACACCTGAACTCGACAAACTCCTTCAAAATAAAGATTGGaagtaggatacttactaccagaaaaTAAAGTCGTGAGATCATAAAATGTCTTGAGAAACTTTGTGACAACTTCAATTTTCTCCCATTCTTCATCAGTTGGACAGTCTTCATAGTCTGGATCCACCTCCTTTAAATGAGCAAAAACAACTCTATAAAAAGACAGCTGTCCAACATGAGATAAGTTGAATTCCACCTGTATAAAACAACACCAAGTGAGTATACTATAAACATTAATACAATCTCTAACTGTATAAGTATAACAAAATAACAGTAGAAACCCACCTTGTGCTCACGTCTTGACGAATACCCCTTCTTGTTCCAGACATTCCTAAAGCATCAACAATgtccaagaatttttgttttcttacttgaGACTTTTTAAGGGACTTCACAGACTTTCTTATCTTAAGCACAGCTGGATCAATCTTCATAAGTCCATCTTTTACGATAAGAGCTAAGATgtgagcacaacaacgcacatgaaAGTATTTTCCCTTGTTAAACAAGATCTTCTTCGCAACAAGTCTGCTTTGCATAATTCTAGCACAAGCTCCGTTATTTGCAGCGttatccaaggtgatgttggatactttatcttcaattccccaatcttctatcatcGCAAATAGCATGGCAGAAAGATTTTCACCTATCAAAGAGTGGAATGGGTAAAAGTTAAAACTCCCAATTAAGTAATTCActtgtatgaggtggtggaaaaTCTCAAGACTAAAGCAAATAAGCAATATATAAATATCACATGATAAAATAAAAGATGTCATGAATTAAGTGCTTaacctgtatgaggtggtggaagttcACAAAAATTCAGAAGATACTTCTTTAACTCCCAATTTTGATCAAGATAGTGCACAGTTAAGCTTATATACCCTGTAGTCGTAACAGAAGTCCACATGTCAGATGTTAGACACATCCTACCTGCAAGGATAAGTCAAATACATCAGCAAATATTATGATAATCAATCACTCATACATACAAAAGTAAGAAACAAAACATGTCACCGAAATTTGAAATTCTGGACTGCAACAtacctggagcaagtttcaaCATGTTTCGAATACCTTCTTTTCGTgttttatgtcttttgataacatcagctttcccagtattccttgatattggtTTAGCATCCTCATTTAGATAAGCACATATATCCCTAAATTCTTTCCATTCCACCAACGAAAATGGGACGTTTCTTGCAATGAGTAATGTTGAAAGAAGATCCCGGAACTTCATTTGATCAAATTTGCGTACGCGGGTAGACAGCTGGCCGTTCTTTGCAGATAACATCATCTGCCCTATGTCCTTAGACTGACGCTGAGGACACACATGCCTTCTCATAGATGAGGTTCCGCCTTTGCTGCTTTCATATTTATATCCAAATTTACAAGCCTT
This window encodes:
- the LOC113341360 gene encoding uncharacterized protein LOC113341360; amino-acid sequence: MSSVQEQYNDIMSSEDDDVEMVDSENVSATVGCAPTAISIGKKGNNSKKSRLRSDVWDFFDRVKEKDGTEKGVCKACKFGYKYESSKGGTSSMRRHVCPQRQSKDIGQMMLSAKNGQLSTRVRKFDQMKFRDLLSTLLIARNVPFSLVEWKEFRDICRMCLTSDMWTSVTTTGYISLTVHYLDQNWELKKYLLNFCELPPPHTALIVKDGLMKIDPAVLKIRKSVKSLKKSQVRKQKFLDIVDALGMSGTRRGIRQDVEFNLSHVGQLSFYRVVFAHLKEVDPDYEDCPTDEEWEKIEVVTKFLKTFYDLTTLFSGSKYPTSNLYFEGVCRVQVLLKKESTNDIDYIREMVKEMQEKFNSYWTNLSPILAIALVLDPRYKLHYLNFAYSKLYPDVRVLEKS